A single region of the Phycisphaerae bacterium RAS1 genome encodes:
- a CDS encoding O-Antigen ligase, whose product MNKSHARTFLLVDFAPLWLAVLLLVGTFFLISPPRGQTFPGAIPWSPHSLLRVLIDAMSLGGVLFGVRGAEIKETVFQLAASFGLIVLSGRLLVRGDGAGLPRDWSRHPAASSQWFLAAWVGISLCSASWAGDRSLALTQAALHAFGVAWALSLAYTLRRADLPRLLSAIVLLTSVAAALCGWYYHERNPHHRPGFPLGNPLVLAAAMLPAMIICICRIADAVAAALRGDSAPSRRAAVASAVALIPLAYCFALTSSRGATLALGVSLGLLVVIVAGRRTRWVIASAMLLNIAAAGVWFIGYSSQDPTMARGATIRFRLYAWRYAAELWQQRPWAGHGAGCYPRLASQFAAYDRAVDPAAFMGDVVGHAHNELFEIFAEIGLVGGVTWVAGMLAACLAAVRLRRQAPPRERWVVLALLGSFAALLADSLTGVNLRLGGVPALFFTLLGLIWAAARHAAETDASASPALARAPGRSPGASAALIAGVVMGALAAMNAMGVRREYDAYAAIQADDAYSARLIAARAESMLLDPLRKLACAELHADAELGLARFAVEQYAEAAARQTPGAAASAPADLGALRDSAVQQCQTAFDAAEDLLRRSPAFRRVSTNAARAAEWLAALLRAENPRGAAEWHDEAEKAWRRQRLWLKYDAETLLALADYLPTMDERIGALRDALRSVDAKGAWLGALRSLAQQPGFQQTLESMMDYAAPIDPQSEPNAIVTSMAPEMHRVAAAFAGLRGDYVSAASAAARAAALYDKLRVRFPLLYSIARGEQADYLLEGDWRQADRAAETLESAIAALPKIQEQKYEEMLQPFRDRLILCRLAAGRETEAAALLKAGDADAANQAGGDRLADAYVTLVRVFIKRPVEARPPLSDRLEAALRLAPSHLHAWSWLAWLHAERGDAHAVNATLRRAAAVGVTSADLARVRRSLAEQFPAMRESLVGDGDAPPRR is encoded by the coding sequence ATGAACAAGTCACACGCCAGAACGTTTCTGCTGGTCGATTTCGCCCCGTTATGGCTGGCGGTGCTGCTACTCGTGGGGACGTTCTTCCTGATCTCACCGCCCCGCGGACAGACGTTTCCCGGCGCGATTCCGTGGAGTCCGCACTCGCTGCTCCGCGTGCTGATCGACGCCATGTCGCTGGGCGGAGTCCTCTTCGGCGTCCGCGGGGCGGAGATCAAGGAGACCGTCTTTCAGCTTGCCGCGTCGTTCGGACTGATCGTGCTCTCGGGCAGGCTGCTGGTGCGCGGCGACGGCGCAGGTCTGCCGCGCGACTGGTCGCGCCATCCGGCGGCTTCGTCGCAGTGGTTCCTCGCCGCCTGGGTGGGAATCTCGCTGTGCAGCGCGAGCTGGGCTGGCGACCGATCGCTGGCCCTGACGCAGGCGGCGCTGCACGCGTTCGGCGTCGCGTGGGCGCTGTCGCTGGCCTACACCCTGCGGCGCGCGGATTTGCCGCGACTGCTCAGCGCGATCGTCCTGCTGACGTCGGTCGCGGCGGCGCTGTGCGGCTGGTATTACCACGAGCGAAATCCGCATCACCGGCCCGGCTTTCCGCTCGGAAATCCGCTGGTTCTGGCCGCGGCGATGCTCCCGGCGATGATCATCTGCATTTGCCGCATCGCGGACGCGGTCGCCGCGGCGCTGCGCGGGGATTCCGCGCCGTCGCGGCGCGCGGCCGTCGCGTCGGCCGTCGCACTTATCCCGCTAGCTTATTGCTTCGCGCTCACGTCCAGTCGCGGGGCGACGTTGGCGCTGGGTGTGTCGCTCGGTCTGCTGGTCGTGATCGTCGCGGGGCGACGGACCCGCTGGGTGATTGCCTCCGCAATGCTGCTGAATATTGCCGCCGCGGGCGTCTGGTTCATCGGCTATTCCAGCCAGGACCCGACCATGGCCCGCGGGGCGACGATTCGATTCAGGCTGTACGCCTGGCGCTACGCCGCGGAGCTGTGGCAGCAGCGACCCTGGGCCGGACACGGGGCCGGCTGCTACCCGCGGCTGGCGAGCCAGTTCGCGGCCTACGACCGGGCCGTCGATCCGGCTGCGTTCATGGGCGACGTGGTCGGCCATGCGCACAATGAGCTCTTTGAGATTTTCGCCGAGATCGGTCTTGTTGGCGGAGTGACCTGGGTCGCAGGGATGCTGGCGGCGTGTCTGGCCGCCGTGCGGCTGCGGCGACAGGCTCCGCCGCGGGAGCGCTGGGTCGTCTTGGCGCTGCTCGGCTCATTCGCGGCGCTTCTGGCCGACTCACTGACGGGCGTGAACCTGAGGTTGGGGGGCGTGCCGGCGCTGTTCTTCACGCTGCTCGGCCTGATCTGGGCTGCGGCCCGGCACGCCGCCGAAACGGATGCGAGTGCGTCGCCGGCGCTGGCTCGCGCGCCGGGCCGGAGCCCGGGCGCTTCCGCTGCGCTCATCGCGGGTGTTGTCATGGGCGCGCTGGCGGCAATGAACGCGATGGGTGTGCGGCGCGAGTACGATGCGTACGCGGCCATTCAGGCCGACGACGCGTACTCGGCCCGCCTGATCGCCGCCCGGGCCGAGTCGATGCTGCTCGATCCTCTGCGAAAGCTGGCCTGCGCCGAACTGCACGCCGACGCCGAGCTCGGCTTGGCCCGGTTCGCCGTCGAACAGTACGCCGAGGCCGCCGCCCGGCAGACGCCCGGCGCCGCGGCGTCGGCGCCGGCTGATCTGGGCGCGCTGCGCGACTCGGCCGTCCAGCAGTGCCAGACGGCGTTCGACGCGGCGGAGGACCTGCTCCGCCGCAGCCCGGCCTTCCGCCGCGTCTCGACCAACGCGGCCCGCGCCGCCGAGTGGCTCGCGGCGCTGCTCCGCGCCGAAAACCCGCGCGGCGCCGCGGAATGGCACGACGAAGCTGAGAAGGCGTGGCGGCGGCAGCGCCTCTGGCTGAAGTATGACGCCGAGACGCTGCTGGCCCTGGCCGACTACCTGCCCACGATGGACGAACGCATCGGCGCGCTGCGCGACGCACTTCGCTCGGTGGACGCCAAGGGCGCCTGGCTTGGCGCGCTGCGATCGCTCGCGCAGCAGCCCGGCTTTCAGCAGACGCTCGAGAGCATGATGGACTACGCCGCCCCGATCGATCCGCAGTCGGAACCGAACGCCATCGTCACCTCGATGGCGCCGGAAATGCACCGGGTGGCGGCGGCTTTCGCCGGGCTTCGCGGTGATTATGTTTCCGCGGCCAGCGCCGCGGCTCGGGCGGCGGCGCTCTACGACAAGCTGCGCGTGCGCTTCCCGCTGCTGTACTCGATCGCACGCGGAGAGCAGGCCGATTACCTGCTGGAAGGCGACTGGCGGCAGGCCGACCGCGCCGCGGAGACGCTGGAATCCGCGATCGCCGCGCTGCCGAAGATTCAGGAACAGAAGTATGAAGAGATGCTGCAGCCGTTCCGCGACCGGTTGATCCTGTGCCGCCTCGCGGCCGGTCGGGAAACCGAAGCCGCGGCGCTGCTCAAGGCAGGCGACGCCGACGCGGCCAATCAGGCTGGCGGCGACCGCCTGGCTGATGCATACGTGACGCTTGTGCGTGTCTTCATCAAGCGCCCGGTGGAGGCGCGCCCGCCCCTGAGCGACCGGCTCGAGGCGGCCTTGCGCCTCGCGCCGTCACACCTGCATGCCTGGAGCTGGCTGGCGTGGCTTCACGCCGAGCGCGGCGACGCGCACGCCGTTAACGCGACGCTTCGTCGCGCCGCGGCGGTCGGCGTGACCTCGGCCGATCTCGCCCGCGTTCGTCGCAGTCTGGCCGAGCAGTTCCCGGCCATGCGCGAATCGCTGGTCGGCGACGGCGACGCGCCGCCGCGGCGTTGA
- the rny_2 gene encoding Ribonuclease Y: MASHLVLAADWGMAALSLVLGAALGAAGLWLIARGRAGRLLADKKAEGERSLREASLRADEIVKNAEVEGQKRLLEAMERFEQETSETRAEIKTAEKRIANREDSLDKKMDVLLTKERAIESAESKLADREKVVVDKTAKVDEMLAQQRAELLRISKLTPDDAKALCLKRFEAEVESEAGEIFDRLITTAEENARERARYITIGAIQRYAAEHTCEAVVATVDVPSDEMKGRVIGREGRNIRAFEKTTGVTVVVDDTPGIVSISCFDPVRKEIARMSLDRLIRDGRIHPTRIEEIVAEVTKEIDNRVVEAGRQAAQEAQVNGVNKKVLDVLGRLQFRTSYGQNVLRHSIEVAYLCGLMASELGLDPALARRCGLLHDVGKALDHEMEGSHTKTGSELARRYNEPPAVINAIGGHHGDIPATHPYTPLVTSADAISAARPGGRRESLERYIKRLEDLEKIATSFNGVRQAYAIEAGREIRVIVDAMRVDDHSSLKLAHDIARKIEDEMQTFPGEIKVTVLREVRATEFAISGRAHRREEERV; the protein is encoded by the coding sequence ATGGCATCACATTTGGTTCTCGCGGCCGACTGGGGTATGGCCGCGCTGTCGCTCGTGCTCGGGGCGGCGCTGGGCGCCGCCGGACTGTGGCTGATCGCGCGGGGCCGCGCCGGTCGCCTTCTGGCCGATAAGAAGGCGGAAGGGGAACGGTCGCTGCGGGAGGCGTCGCTGCGCGCCGACGAAATCGTCAAGAACGCGGAGGTCGAGGGGCAGAAGCGCCTGCTGGAGGCGATGGAACGGTTCGAGCAGGAGACCAGCGAGACGCGGGCGGAGATCAAGACCGCTGAAAAGCGCATCGCCAACCGCGAAGACTCGCTCGACAAGAAAATGGACGTCCTGCTCACGAAGGAGCGGGCCATCGAGTCGGCCGAGTCCAAGCTGGCCGATCGCGAAAAGGTGGTGGTCGATAAGACCGCCAAGGTCGACGAGATGCTCGCCCAGCAGCGGGCCGAGCTGCTGCGCATCAGCAAGCTCACGCCCGACGACGCCAAGGCGCTGTGCCTGAAGCGGTTCGAAGCCGAGGTCGAGTCGGAAGCGGGGGAGATTTTCGACCGGCTCATCACCACCGCCGAGGAGAACGCCCGCGAGCGGGCGCGCTACATCACCATCGGCGCGATTCAGCGCTACGCGGCCGAGCATACGTGCGAGGCGGTCGTCGCGACGGTGGACGTGCCATCCGACGAGATGAAAGGCCGCGTCATCGGCCGCGAGGGGCGGAACATCCGCGCGTTTGAGAAGACGACCGGCGTCACGGTGGTGGTCGACGACACCCCCGGCATCGTCAGCATTTCCTGCTTCGACCCCGTCCGCAAGGAAATCGCGCGCATGTCGCTGGACCGGCTGATCCGCGACGGGCGCATCCACCCCACGCGGATCGAGGAGATTGTGGCCGAGGTCACCAAGGAAATCGACAACCGCGTGGTCGAAGCCGGCCGCCAGGCGGCCCAGGAGGCGCAGGTCAACGGCGTCAACAAGAAAGTGCTGGACGTGCTGGGCCGGCTGCAATTCCGCACCAGCTACGGCCAGAACGTGCTGCGGCACAGCATCGAGGTGGCCTACCTGTGCGGACTGATGGCCAGCGAGTTGGGCCTGGACCCGGCGCTGGCGCGGCGCTGCGGCTTGCTGCATGACGTGGGCAAAGCGCTCGACCACGAAATGGAAGGCAGTCATACGAAGACCGGCTCCGAGCTGGCCCGCCGCTACAACGAGCCGCCCGCGGTCATCAACGCCATCGGCGGCCACCACGGCGACATTCCCGCGACGCATCCTTACACGCCGCTGGTCACATCGGCCGACGCCATCAGCGCCGCCCGCCCCGGCGGCCGGCGCGAGTCGCTCGAGCGCTACATCAAGCGGCTGGAGGACCTGGAGAAGATCGCGACCTCGTTCAACGGCGTGCGGCAGGCGTACGCGATCGAGGCCGGCCGCGAAATCCGCGTGATCGTGGACGCGATGCGCGTTGATGACCACTCGTCGCTGAAGCTGGCGCACGACATCGCGCGGAAGATTGAAGACGAGATGCAGACATTCCCGGGCGAGATCAAGGTGACGGTGCTGCGAGAGGTGCGGGCGACGGAATTTGCCATCAGCGGGCGGGCGCATCGGCGGGAGGAAGAACGCGTCTGA
- the sgcQ_2 gene encoding putative sgc region protein SgcQ translates to MPSWYSSLFGVQKPVIGMLHLLPLPGSPGFAGDWEAVRTRLMEDVQALASGGVHALMIENFGDAPFFPRRVPRATVAFMTALAADVRRATTLPLGINVLRNDGVSGVAIAAAVGAQFIRVNVLCGARVTDQGVIDGIAHKLLRERAALAARGVRIFADVSVKHSAPLGSPRPIEDEVADTLHRGGADALVVSGSGTGRPTDPELVRRVKAAAGDAPVLVGSGVDTETLPELAPLADGFIVGTSLKVGGKSSAPIDPPRVRAFMQGLRA, encoded by the coding sequence ATGCCATCCTGGTATTCCTCCCTTTTCGGCGTTCAGAAGCCCGTGATCGGCATGCTGCATCTTCTGCCGCTGCCCGGATCGCCGGGTTTTGCGGGCGATTGGGAGGCGGTTCGCACGCGGTTGATGGAAGACGTGCAGGCGCTGGCGAGCGGCGGCGTGCACGCCCTGATGATCGAGAACTTCGGCGATGCGCCCTTTTTTCCCCGCCGCGTGCCGCGCGCGACGGTGGCATTCATGACGGCGCTGGCCGCCGACGTGCGCCGCGCGACTACGCTGCCGCTGGGGATCAACGTGCTGCGGAATGACGGCGTGAGCGGCGTCGCGATTGCGGCCGCGGTTGGGGCGCAGTTCATTCGCGTGAATGTCCTGTGCGGGGCGCGCGTTACCGACCAGGGCGTCATCGATGGCATCGCCCACAAGCTGCTCCGCGAGCGGGCCGCCCTCGCCGCACGCGGCGTGCGCATCTTCGCGGACGTGAGCGTGAAACACTCGGCGCCGCTCGGTTCGCCGCGCCCGATCGAGGATGAGGTGGCCGACACGCTTCATCGCGGCGGAGCGGACGCGCTGGTGGTCTCAGGCAGCGGCACCGGCCGGCCGACCGATCCGGAGCTGGTCCGTCGCGTGAAAGCGGCGGCCGGCGATGCGCCGGTGCTGGTGGGCAGCGGCGTGGACACCGAAACGCTGCCGGAGCTTGCGCCGCTCGCGGACGGGTTCATCGTCGGCACATCGCTGAAAGTGGGCGGAAAGTCCTCTGCGCCGATCGATCCGCCGCGCGTGCGGGCGTTCATGCAAGGCTTGCGCGCCTGA
- the purE_1 gene encoding N5-carboxyaminoimidazole ribonucleotide mutase, producing the protein MSQQIDIGIVMGSRSDWETLRHAAETLDKFTVAYEVRVVSAHRTPDQLFEYAQTAEQRGLAVIIAGAGGAAHLPGMLAAKTAVPVLGVPVESHALKGMDSLLSMVQMPAGVPVGTLAIGTAGAVNAALLAVAILSHSRPPLREALHRYRAAQTQRVLEHPDPRVNL; encoded by the coding sequence ATGAGCCAGCAGATCGACATCGGCATCGTCATGGGCAGCCGCAGCGATTGGGAAACGCTGCGGCACGCGGCGGAAACGCTCGACAAATTCACAGTCGCTTACGAAGTCCGCGTCGTCTCGGCACATCGCACGCCTGACCAGCTTTTCGAATACGCTCAAACCGCCGAGCAGCGCGGGTTGGCGGTGATCATCGCGGGCGCCGGCGGCGCGGCGCATCTGCCCGGGATGCTGGCGGCCAAGACCGCCGTGCCGGTGCTGGGCGTGCCGGTCGAGTCGCATGCGCTGAAGGGGATGGACTCGCTGCTGTCGATGGTGCAGATGCCGGCCGGCGTGCCGGTCGGGACGCTGGCGATCGGGACGGCGGGGGCGGTGAATGCGGCGCTGCTGGCGGTCGCCATCCTGTCGCATTCGCGGCCCCCGCTGCGCGAGGCGCTTCACCGCTATCGCGCCGCGCAGACGCAGCGCGTGCTGGAGCACCCCGACCCACGGGTAAACCTATGA
- the purK gene encoding N5-carboxyaminoimidazole ribonucleotide synthase: MKVGVLGGGQLGRMLALAGYPLGIHTRFLERRSDCPAGYLEEVTVGAYDDPQALETFAQDIDVATFEFENVPESAARFLSGRVPVYPPPASLGVTQDRLAEKRLFEELGIATAPFRAVDSLDQLHAALDALGPPVVLKRRRLGYDGKGQTVIRSADEIAPAWAHLGDAAGVLESFIEFERELSLISVRGRDGEIRHYPPCHNVHRDGILNVTIAPALDLDATMVAAAEQANRRILEHFQYVGVLTVEYFVSGSALLANETAPRVHNSGHWTIEGADASQFENHLRAILGLPLGSTRAVGFCGMINLIGTVPPLADLLRLPGVHVHLYGKEPRPGRKLGHLTVFDATREGMMRQFRALRGVAMSMEI; this comes from the coding sequence ATGAAAGTCGGCGTCCTCGGCGGCGGACAGCTCGGCCGCATGCTGGCCCTGGCCGGCTACCCGCTCGGCATCCACACGCGATTTCTCGAACGTCGCTCGGATTGCCCGGCGGGCTACCTGGAAGAAGTGACCGTCGGCGCATACGACGATCCGCAGGCGCTTGAGACCTTCGCCCAGGATATCGACGTCGCTACGTTTGAGTTTGAGAATGTGCCCGAATCGGCGGCGCGGTTTCTGAGCGGGCGCGTGCCGGTGTACCCGCCGCCGGCCAGCCTGGGCGTGACGCAGGACCGCCTGGCGGAGAAGCGGCTGTTCGAAGAGCTGGGCATTGCAACCGCGCCGTTTCGCGCGGTCGATTCGCTCGATCAACTGCACGCCGCGCTGGACGCGCTTGGCCCGCCGGTCGTGCTCAAGCGGCGGCGCCTGGGCTATGACGGAAAGGGCCAGACGGTCATTCGCTCGGCCGACGAGATCGCGCCGGCCTGGGCGCACTTGGGTGACGCGGCCGGCGTGTTGGAGTCATTTATCGAATTCGAGCGTGAGTTGTCGCTGATCAGCGTCCGCGGCCGCGACGGCGAGATTCGTCATTATCCGCCCTGCCACAATGTGCATCGCGACGGGATTCTGAACGTCACTATTGCGCCGGCGCTGGACCTGGACGCGACGATGGTCGCCGCGGCGGAGCAGGCGAACCGGCGGATTCTGGAGCATTTTCAGTACGTGGGTGTGCTGACGGTTGAGTATTTCGTGTCGGGCTCGGCGCTCCTGGCCAACGAGACGGCCCCGCGCGTTCATAATTCCGGCCACTGGACGATCGAAGGGGCCGACGCGAGCCAGTTTGAGAATCACCTGCGGGCAATTCTGGGCCTGCCGCTGGGCTCGACACGGGCGGTCGGATTCTGCGGGATGATCAACCTGATCGGCACGGTTCCGCCGCTGGCCGACCTGCTGCGGCTGCCGGGCGTGCACGTGCATCTGTACGGAAAAGAGCCGCGGCCGGGGCGCAAGCTGGGGCACCTGACGGTTTTCGACGCGACGCGCGAGGGGATGATGCGGCAGTTCCGCGCGCTGCGCGGCGTGGCAATGAGCATGGAGATCTGA